The Porites lutea chromosome 11, jaPorLute2.1, whole genome shotgun sequence genome includes a region encoding these proteins:
- the LOC140952574 gene encoding uncharacterized protein, whose protein sequence is MPRNIHNGVLDMSLTVTSPLTQGRLQGDGYFSQETARKVLPANKTPRKTKAQLHENSSIKLPVLTRSRKTNNEENKNLQVLLRGIRCFNLTYQNLLPEMPHKSSQTESSATRDSHVCVSDDSRDIKQENGPIWDQSREESVPIDKDVEKEKDNFLPLVCSILEGQRLKIRQKEGFQAKRSKQFKCKSTEKEKKPPCQAGSTSEDSDIESVLKRSTPTDSETFSSSIPAVTEHVKPSKGNARPLFHLPRADKYDITPRNIINSKTCAVFKESHKQSLFKSSYKDSWIPLRDSSFIRNSVFKAVIQQPVVFLRQPSPVAGVKMTLLKEHEATIAAAIQTVKKTNVQTPSVDAEVSPHIKKFVIRLPPIC, encoded by the coding sequence ATGCCTCGAAATATTCATAATGGAGTCCTTGATATGTCTTTGACGGTCACGAGTCCGCTCACTCAGGGAAGGCTACAAGGAGACGGATATTTCTCGCAGGAAACTGCAAGAAAAGTGCTTCCTGCGAATAAAACACCGAGAAAAACAAAAGCTCAACTTCATGAAAACTCATCTATTAAATTGCCTGTTCTCACAAGATCAAGGAAAACCAACaacgaagaaaacaaaaacttgcaaGTTCTTTTGCGCGGGATACGATGCTTCAACCTAACTTATCAGAATTTATTGCCAGAAATGCCACATAAGTCAAGTCAGACCGAATCCTCCGCCACTCGTGACTCACATGTATGTGTGTCCGATGATAGCAGAGATATCAAGCAAGAAAACGGTCCAATTTGGGATCAGAGCAGAGAAGAAAGTGTTCCGATTGATAAAgatgttgaaaaagaaaaggacaattttttgCCGCTTGTTTGTTCAATCCTAGAGGGTCAACGATTAAAAATTCGCCAAAAAGAGGGCTTTCAAGCAAAGCGCAGTAAACAATTCAAATGTAAATCGacggaaaaggaaaagaaaccgCCATGTCAGGCTGGTTCAACGTCTGAAGACTCTGACATTGAAAGTGTTTTAAAGAGATCGACACCGACAGATTCAGAAACATTTAGTTCCTCTATTCCGGCTGTAACTGAACACGTTAAGCCAAGCAAGGGAAATGCGCGACCGCTATTTCACCTGCCGAGGGCAGATAAATACGATATCACACCAAGAAACATTATCAATAGCAAAACCTGTGCTGTGTTTAAAGAGAGCCATAAACAGTCCTTATTCAAATCAAGTTACAAAGACAGCTGGATTCCTCTTAGGGACAGTTCATTCATCAGAAATTCCGTGTTTAAAGCTGTCATACAACAACCGGTTGTGTTTCTACGGCAACCATCTCCCGTGGCTGGGGTTAAAATGACTTTATTAAAAGAACACGAGGCTACTATAGCGGCAGCAATCCAGActgtaaagaaaacaaacgtTCAAACTCCGTCTGTTGATGCAGAGGTTTCACCACATATAAAGAAGTTTGTGATTAGGCTGCCGCCGATATGCTAA
- the LOC140952125 gene encoding uncharacterized protein produces MLKSVSRDIAITGKSPFPAQNRGENDGEKFLTKIPKLKLGVSSVGETNRSEKPEVKLPVLAKKGTVNSLYEDSNDLQFILRVRCLEFPLQVHGLKPELDASSTNSPASTTEGRRMNLRGKEDFKKQERKKQEENNDFDLTSHESDSESSQSWNMSYSRACQQLSQSPKTDKFHIRSKCRVTPRNLTERKIGKLTSGSDMIKSTCPRKDHRRPSFKLPKADKYDIHPPAVVEVKVCSVFKGEALKTMIIYPGYSDSWIPRRDRDVIKNAVFKAIMQRPTLLLRQPSHEAAGVTMVLKDNGNSATTKANMTASPPVDTELTRQVKKFVVRLPPIGQAS; encoded by the exons ATGCTTAAATCAGTCAGTAGAGATATAGCTATTACTGGAAAGAGTCCATTTCCTGCCCAAAATCGGGGAGAAAACGATGGCGAGAAATTCTTGACCAAAATACCCAAGTTAAAACTGGGAGTCTCCAGTGTCGGGGAAACAAACCGATCTGAAAAGCCCGAGGTAAAGTTACCTGTTCTCGCAAAGAAAGGAACAGTGAACAGTCTTTATGAAGACAGTAATGATTTGCAGTTTATTTTACGTGTCCGATGCCTCGAATTTCCGCTTCAAGTGCACGGATTGAAACCGGAATTGGATGCATCGAGTACGAATTCGCCAGCGTCCACTACCG AAGGAAGGCGAATGAATTTACGCGGGAAAGAAGATTTcaaaaaacaagagagaaagaAACAGGAGGAAAACAACGACTTCGACTTGACGTCTCACGAATCTGACTCTGAGAGCTCCCAGTCCTGGAATATGAGTTACTCGAGGGCTTGCCAACAGTTATCACAGTCTCCAAAGACTGATAAATTCCATATAAGAAGTAAATGTCGTGTCACACCTCGTAATTTGACAGAGAGGAAGATAGGCAAGCTTACATCAGGTTCTGATATGATCAAGTCAACATGCCCTCGAAAAGACCATAGGCGTCCATCATTTAAGTTACCAAAGGCTGATAAATACGATATCCACCCTCCAGCCGTCGTAGAAGTCAAAGTTTGTTCAGTATTCAAAGGAGAAGCTCTAAAAACAATGATTATATATCCCGGTTATAGCGATAGCTGGATTCCACGCCGGGATCGTGACGTCATCAAGAACGCCGTATTTAAAGCAATCATGCAAAGACCAACATTGCTTCTAAGGCAGCCATCGCATGAAGCTGCAGGCGTGACAATGGTGTTAAAAGATAACGGAAATTCGGCAACTACTAAGGCAAATATGACGGCATCCCCGCCTGTTGACACTGAATTAACTCGACAAGTAAAGAAATTTGTTGTAAGGCTTCCCCCAATTGGCCAAGCTTCATAA
- the LOC140952483 gene encoding uncharacterized protein, whose product MMDMPPTARGRIYVKGKGALSPQKGGKTGEENSAKIILHEVKTTVEISTSEKEKHVRNSQLNFPDLSLTSQGAKGNQDQSVLPALLCIRSLNFSPQLLHMWNKPNSSLPPSSRGSRSSRTTTEQDKKGAFHNKCDQTNDKVSLEHQNNILPHLPVSTVLDGQRVTIRSPQSSKSGTEGSEQDNRGTRTKKVQFSVEDRSIKTTNNTLPLLSLTTTLKGKCLLSQRKQGLNEQQYEEKNANDIKPSELNDCEKRKTSTPNGKHQTTIKMASTKTGKQITRTVFYLPKADKYDITPDGKYTSSKVCRAIKVEDLKASLIRSDRKDSWVPSVDKQLMKFSVFKAIMQQPTVFLRQPSPVKGLKMPLLDQEASLAAAIQAVKETNEPASPMPDVTELTKQLKHFVIKLPPIC is encoded by the coding sequence ATGATGGATATGCCTCCAACAGCCCGTGGTAGGATATATGTGAAGGGGAAGGGTGCTTTAAGCCCACAAAAAGGAGGTAAAACTGGAGAGGAAAACTCTGCGAAAATAATCCTACACGAGGTAAAGACCACGGTTGAAATATCGACATCAGAAAAAGAGAAACACGTTAGAAATTCCCAGCTAAATTTTCCTGATCTTTCACTAACATCACAAGGAGCGAAGGGCAACCAAGACCAGAGCGTCCTACCAGCTCTGTTATGCATACGTAGCCTTAATTTTTCTCCTCAATTGCTTCACATGTGGAATAAACCCAACAGTAGCTTGCCACCGTCGTCTCGTGGTTCTCGGAGTTCCAGGACGACTACGGAACAAGACAAGAAAGGTGCTTTTCATAATAAATGCGATCAGACCAACGATAAAGTAAGCTTAGAacatcaaaataatattttgccaCATCTGCCTGTCTCCACTGTTCTGGATGGTCAGCGGGTTACGATACGAAGTCCTCAAAGTTCCAAAAGTGGGACTGAGGGAAGCGAACAAGACAACAGAGGGACTAGAACTAAAAAGGTACAATTCAGTGTTGAAGACCGTAGTATCAAAACGACAAACAATACCTTGCCGCTTCTGTCTCTAACTACTACATTAAAGGGTAAGTGTCTGCtttcacaaagaaaacaagggtTAAATGAACAGCAGTATGAGGAAAAAAATGCCAACGACATAAAGCCTTCAGAACTGAACGACtgtgaaaagagaaaaacttcAACTCCAAACGGGAAACACCAGACAACTATTAAAATGGCTTCCACAAAGACTGGTAAACAGATTACACGAACAGTATTTTACCTACCAAAGGCTGATAAATACGATATTACACCTGACGGAAAGTATACAAGCAGCAAAGTCTGCAGGGCTATAAAAGTGGAGGATCTGAAAGCGTCTTTAATCCGCTCAGACCGCAAAGACAGCTGGGTCCCTTCTGTCGACAAACAATTAATGAAATTTTCTGTATTTAAAGCAATCATGCAACAACCCACCGTGTTCCTACGACAACCTTCACCGGTAAAGGGCCTGAAAATGCCCTTGTTGGACCAGGAGGCTTCTTTAGCGGCGGCCATTCAAGCCGTTAAGGAAACAAATGAACCTGCGTCCCCGATGCCCGATGTTACTGAATTGACGAAGCAATTAAAGCACTTCGTAATAAAGTTACCACCGATATGCTGA